The following are encoded together in the Thalassomonas haliotis genome:
- the pxpB gene encoding 5-oxoprolinase subunit PxpB translates to MTGKDSELPPFAVSLEAVSENAVLLSWPEKICPAQHRHIIACRDAIHQQLTDLIIDSVASYNTLMVYYHFQFTNIRTLTSRLQQLIAQTRENELTQDEDLVLEIPVYYGGQAGWDLSRVAEQTKLSPDRVIELHQATTYRAYALGFTPGFCYLGSLPPRLQLPRRSKPRASVPKGAVAIAGLQTAVYPNASPGGWHILGQTPLAMYSIVTREFQPLLTPGQRVRFTAIDAKTFKEMSGELVLEGK, encoded by the coding sequence ATGACCGGGAAAGATTCAGAGCTGCCGCCATTTGCTGTCTCGCTGGAAGCCGTCAGTGAAAATGCCGTCTTACTGAGTTGGCCAGAAAAAATATGCCCAGCGCAGCACAGGCATATTATCGCTTGCCGTGATGCCATCCACCAGCAACTAACCGATCTGATTATTGACAGTGTGGCCAGCTATAACACCTTAATGGTGTATTACCATTTCCAATTCACCAATATCCGGACTCTGACAAGTCGGCTGCAGCAGCTCATAGCACAAACCCGGGAAAATGAGCTTACTCAGGATGAAGATTTAGTGCTGGAGATCCCTGTCTATTATGGCGGACAGGCCGGCTGGGATCTTTCCCGGGTGGCAGAGCAAACCAAGCTGAGCCCGGATAGGGTCATAGAACTGCATCAGGCCACCACTTACCGGGCCTATGCCCTGGGTTTTACCCCCGGGTTTTGTTATCTCGGCTCACTGCCGCCCCGGTTGCAGCTGCCGCGCAGGAGCAAGCCCAGGGCAAGCGTGCCTAAAGGAGCGGTTGCCATCGCAGGTTTGCAAACCGCAGTGTACCCCAATGCCAGTCCCGGGGGCTGGCATATTCTGGGGCAAACCCCTTTAGCCATGTACAGCATAGTAACACGGGAATTTCAGCCCCTGCTCACCCCGGGCCAGCGGGTCCGGTTTACCGCCATCGACGCGAAAACCTTTAAAGAAATGTCGGGTGAACTGGTACTGGAGGGCAAATAA